The genomic region GATGATGGAGCCACAGGTGAGGTTGCAAAAtcctattttgttttttcagttatgtttgagaagaaaaaaaaatcaatattgtGTCCTTCTGTTTGTCTGTTATCTGTTCTGTAGCTTGATGATTTAAACGCTGGGATGAGTGCATTTCCCAATCAGGCTAACAACGGAGACTACGTGAACAAAGAACATGTGAATCGCGGTCACCTATTTCCATGCTGCCATGCAGCTGATCAAGACACTGCTGAATCTACATTCACACTGACCAATGCTGTGCCACAGTACACAACCTTTAACGGCGGTAGCTGGAGTGTCATGGAGCAAAAAGTCAAAAGTACCATGGATTCTAAGTGCCgtgatgaaaaaaatgaaaataatatcttGGCCTATGTGTTGACAGGAGCTGTGTCGAACACCAGAACACCTCCTCACTTATTGAAAAATAAAGTCAACATTCCCTCAGACATGTGGACAGTGTTCTGCTGCTATAACAAAGAGAGCAAAAAATGGGTGTCTCAAGCTCACTGGGCTGAAAACAAAGATGAGAGCAAAGGAGACGGCAAAACTATCCCTCCAAAAACACTGGGGGATTTACAGACCTTTCTGAAGAGCAAatataataaagaaaacaaactgtTTCCCGATGGCTGTTCAGATTATTTAGATGCAGATGTAAGTCCGCCTCCAGTCACAGATTGTTGTGATGAGCCAGACATTGAGAAGCAATCATGGTGGTCCACAGTTAGAAATTTACCAGCAACATTTTGGGCCTGGTTACGTGGCTATTAAGCTTTTCTAAATGTAAATATGGCATGAAATAAAAAGAGTATAACAGATATCTGTTGATAACTCTGACCCTGTTATTTCTTTGAAAATTACAAAACCATACAAATAAATGCTTTCAAAATGATACTTGTCTCTATAGATGTATTTATGTATTGAACTGTCCAGTGATTTTGGCATGACTCAAcccactgagcaaattacgtccagaagacggacatccgatatagacgaacacgcagaatcaccaaaggagaaaaatcacaatttttaagccaccatcgtggagatgagtgtttgctttagttgggctcttgacccttgacttctTGATATTATAGTTTTAGATGTTAACTCAGTCTtaacagccagacaagtaaagagaaatgatcaggtgttggttttGGTCTCACATAaccattatttgatctgaatcactggaCTCATGAAAAGCctaatctctgagttagatttacattattgattacagcagaactgtgattctacagcacaagatctgCTTTAACAATATGATTCAAATGATTTCAGAAAAGGTgtgttgaacaaaaaaaaaagtatccattttaggcacacacagacatcaagaatcagcctgtgaatctcaacagtggtgaccatcaaaaactatgttgcagtgcattctgggagccaccaatcaaaattcatccatggctcccatcatgcattgctgcatgaataaattatgagctgaattgtcttagtaatttcctttattctcatattttattttatgcgactttttagtagctagttttctaatgttcagagttgatctgttgatcagaatatgttgcttgtcaccgtcattgagattcacaggctgattcttctgtgtctgtgtgtgcctaaaatgatttctttttttttttttcaacacacCTTTTCTGAAATCATTTGAATCAAATTGTTAAAGCAGATATCGTGCtatagaatcacagtgctgctgtaatcaataatttaAATCTAACTGAGAGATTGGGCTCTTCATGaattcaggtcaaataatggTTATGTGAGACTATAACAAACATCACCTGATTACTTCTCTttacttgtctggctgttatgactcagttaactgcccaaacaaactctaatattaataagtcaagggtcaagagcccaactaaagcaaacactcatctccacgatggtggcttaaaaattgtgatttttctcctttggtgattctgcgtgttcgtctatatcggatgtccagaagacgtcaaaaaaagacgtcataaaaactttcattctggcccctcagtggacgtcttttcaacctgagacaagacATCAAAAAGACGTCTTCTGCATGTAATTTGCTGAGTGGGAAGAAGTGAACCAAAGATACTAGATCGCTATAGAAATACTGCCAATATTAGTTGCAAAAGACACAGATCAGGTCACAAAAGACAAGTCAAATGGAAACACTAGGGCTTGGGTTGAGTCTAAGAAGTGGTTCCAAATGCAGTATAAATGTGACTATGTTCCAGGGCTTATACTAGAGTATAGATCATGTGTGAAACTCACACTTCAGCTCTATTTATAAAAGTCTATCGGTTCAAAGATTTAAATGTGTGAACATCAGTGTTAAAGATCATCATCTTTGCTGCTATTTAAGTGTAAAAGATCAGAGGCTGTTTGAACTGCGAGACTTTTTGTGGAACTAAAGGCgacttttaaaaaagtatttacGTTTCTACAACCACTTCAGCTTTATTTAGTTCTGCGTGAACACAGGTGAATATGCAGCTGTTTATCGTGAGCGTCGATCCTCGCTGTGCTGCTGGCGTTCAGCTGTCCATTCGTCATGTCTGAAGTTCTACAAACTTTTGATAAATGTAGAGAGTTTTTCTTTAGAGGAAAGCCTCCGGTGATTCCTGGCATCCTGAATCCACGCTCTGAGGACGTTCGTTACCAAAAAATCTGTCAAAAATATAGTTCCAAAGAAAAAGGCTCCAAAAATGCAGGTTCAGGATATACGTTTGCAACTCTCTATGACACAACAAATAGGATCCCGGTTTTCTCTGCTTACAAATATACTGGGAGAGGAAATTTCAGAAGACCAATGATTTCATGGAATGGTTGAGCCTCAGGTGATGATTTTCATACCTGTTTTTATGATTTAGAGATCATGTCATGTATCACATATGTTGTGCTATAGTATTACTGTCACACTTTACAGTAATCTATCGTTTACTTTTTTCTGTAAGTGCTTTAACCTCTTAACTGTCACGATCCCGCTGGCGGGACGCCTCTCAGCCAGCACACCCATGTAGGGCCCACATGttttagcccagatgaaatgaacattgttcagagtgcacactacaggctgttaaatgtaacattgAATCAGTGTTGgatttaatgagataattaagtaattaattgagtgatgattgagaatTATTGAAGATAGCTGCTGTTAACAAgaagaatgaatgaaagaaagagaaacaacaagaacagaaaaaatcGAAACACTAGAACTAGAACTGACTTCAGCcgcagccttagatgaaatcaactgaagataaaagaagacattaaatctctccagatctcagcagaggattaaacaactccatatacagaagctcttattgagaattaagagagagttttttttgttgttgatgttttattgattttttttatgttaccatcatggtgatcaGAGTTTACTTTAGTTGAGTAGTTTGACTTGTTTTTATAATGTCAGGGTTTCTCTGGTTGCTGTAACTGAATTAGTTATAGcaagaaaaagaagagaaaactCAGTGTGATGCTGTGGCTGCTTCATGATAAGAATATAAGCACTGTGCAGTGGCTTAATTCAGTGATCTTATAACTGAGTTTAATACGAGCAATATCTTACTaactgtgttttattgtgaTTCATGTAAAGATCCAGCACAGTTTTAATCAGAAAAtctgaatgtgttttaaaacagaTTGTATACTAAACACTTTGAACCACGATGAGCTTTACTCACAAAcatacatcaagaatcagcgcatgaatctcaacaatggtgacatgcttaatGCTGCAATGTATTCTTTTTTGCATgatgcacccagaatgcattgtggcatgaagcatgtcaccattgttgagattcatacgctgattgtagatgtctgtgtgtgaaaaAGCCTTGCCAGAGCTTTAAAGTGTTTAGTGtacaatgtgtttttaaattcaATCAGCTTTTCTGACTAAAACTGTTTTATCATTGTATTTCTAGAAGAGTCAACACAAACTTAATATTTTACTCATATAAAGCTCAATCATTAGATCAGTGATCAAATAAGCCACTACATGACTATTATATTCTTATCATAAAGCAGCTGATCATATTTTCTCTTGTCATTGTTGCCGTAACAAACAGCTACAACAGACACAGtaaaactaacattaaaaaagttaaGAGTCAAACTGACTAACTAAAGCAACGACTGACCTCGATCACGGTGACATCaaacaaaactattattttcaacaaatcatcaacatctaaacctctggtaattctcaataagagcttctgtagacgtgtgtcagaaataaagtcagtctggttagtaataagtgaagctggtaatgctgtttgtggagatgtttgaTCAGATCTTcagtgatttaatgtcttttatcttcagttgatttcatcgaaggctgtggctgaagtcgtagttcttgttgtttctctgtccttcagtgattctgctcgttatcacctaattatctcattaattcCAAGACCAattcagtgttacatttaatAGCCTGTAGTGTTCACACTgagtagtgttcatttcatctgggctaaaccaTGTGCTAAACAAGGGTGTGCTGGTTGGGAGGCGCCCGACCAGTGGGActgtgacagttaaggggttaagtGCTTCAGCTCCTTAATCATTGGTTCTgtagttttagttttatatcTGCCATTCAGTGCTGATTTTACTTCGTCCATCAATGTAATGTCTTAAAAGGTATATATTgacccaaaattaaaaaaaacaaaattgtcaGTATTTATTCAACTTAATTTTCttccaaacccatatgctgttatgttttctgtggaacataaaattagaatt from Chanodichthys erythropterus isolate Z2021 chromosome 15, ASM2448905v1, whole genome shotgun sequence harbors:
- the LOC137002030 gene encoding endonuclease domain-containing 1 protein-like; this translates as MHLFFVSVLLVFGFPFIMTDVVDSFETCKGFFFKEKCPVFPGILENSVSKNQNQYRIICQKYKNTYRYGTLYDIKNKIPLFSAYKYTGHTGKRPNVPWMMEPQLDDLNAGMSAFPNQANNGDYVNKEHVNRGHLFPCCHAADQDTAESTFTLTNAVPQYTTFNGGSWSVMEQKVKSTMDSKCRDEKNENNILAYVLTGAVSNTRTPPHLLKNKVNIPSDMWTVFCCYNKESKKWVSQAHWAENKDESKGDGKTIPPKTLGDLQTFLKSKYNKENKLFPDGCSDYLDADVSPPPVTDCCDEPDIEKQSWWSTVRNLPATFWAWLRGY